The following proteins are encoded in a genomic region of Coffea eugenioides isolate CCC68of chromosome 6, Ceug_1.0, whole genome shotgun sequence:
- the LOC113774483 gene encoding uncharacterized protein LOC113774483 — translation MASVFISWYFTSATSAKNHIRVFMPLVVCWFLWVARNQERFQGVRWEVNKIIREVDYFWEQLGKANKLRRSHFTGDVDCELVQWVKAHSRRRAPCAIAWIKPPPGVLKLNSDASVVQGLATGGGLLRDCQGKLIFAFYKEFGDQDVLGAECMALLFGLQLCSQKGLRPSLVEVDSKALVQLVVSGAIAKWHLCNSLRKVRGLLKEFTASISHIYREANVPADRLAAVGATGAQVYEHELQLPAMVRAAILLDSRGVPGVRWINEGD, via the coding sequence ATGGCGTCGGTGTTTATCTCTTGGTACTTTACTTCAGCAACATCGGCAAAAAATCATATTCGGGTTTTTATGCCATTAGTGGTGTGTTGGTTTCTTTGGGTTGCTAGGAACCAGGAGCGCTTTCAGGGAGTACGGTGGGAGGTGAACAAGATAATCCGTGAGGTGGATTATTTTTGGGAACAGCTTGGGAAGGCAAATAAGCTTCGCCGGTCGCATTTCACGGGGGATGTCGATTGTGAGTTGGTTCAATGGGTCAAGGCTCATTCTCGGAGAAGGGCTCCGTGTGCGATTGCCTGGATCAAACCGCCGCCTGGTGTGCTGAAACTCAATTCGGACGCCAGTGTGGTTCAAGGTCTGGCCACGGGTGGTGGTCTGCTGCGCGATTGTCAGGGGAAATTGATTTTTGCTTTCTACAAGGAGTTCGGGGATCAGGATGTGTTAGGGGCGGAGTGTATGGCATTATTGTTTGGTCTGCAGTTGTGTTCACAAAAGGGGCTGCGTCCTTCGTTGGTGGAGGTGGACTCCAAGGCTTTGGTACAGTTGGTCGTTTCGGGGGCTATTGCTAAATGGCATTTGTGTAACAGTTTGAGGAAAGTGAGAGGTCTCCTCAAGGAATTCACTGCTTCCATTTCACATATTTACCGTGAGGCCAACGTACCTGCAGACCGGTTAGCTGCGGTTGGGGCAACTGGTGCCCAGGTATATGAGCACGAGCTCCAGCTGCCGGCGATGGTTAGGGCTGCTATTCTCCTTGACTCTCGTGGGGTGCCGGGTGTGCGTTGGATAAATGAAGGCGATTAG